In the Flavobacterium acetivorans genome, one interval contains:
- a CDS encoding glycoside hydrolase family 10 protein, with protein MNPKNFILLLLPLFLLSFSEGNAQENLMYPKNEFRAVWIATVVNIDWPKSGTDPVEKQKADYLEILDTYKKLNYNAVIVQIRSVGDAFYPSKLAPWSKYLTGKEGQAPNPYFDPLEWMITQAHNRGFEFHAWLNPYRATMDLKTEALSPEHDYFKHPEWMIKYGGKYYYNPALPEVQTHLIAVVDEVVRNYDIDAIHFDDYFYPYKITGQNFNDTESFKKYGNGMKLDDWRRLNVNNFVKYTSYSIKSIKPWVQFGISPFGVWRNKSVDPKGSDTQAGQTNYDDLFADPMEWMEHSWVDYILPQLYWSLDHRTASYSKLIKWWSENSKNTAVYIGNGSYKVNADSDKRWNNPSEIPNQIDVTRSYKNISGNAFFSAKSFVNKNKAVTKLLMENQYKYPALPNVVPNSRKTVIDIPTVCSTTNNENSCTYTLNYPLESKVRYVMVYGAKNNSKIDVNDPSQIIDKIAFTEKKDAINIVIKNNLLDPNYNYAISFVDFYGNESEATLLNTTSQTNTIQSPSNNENRQ; from the coding sequence ATGAATCCAAAAAATTTTATCTTATTGCTGCTTCCCTTATTTCTATTATCATTTTCTGAAGGAAATGCACAAGAAAATTTGATGTATCCCAAAAACGAATTCAGAGCCGTTTGGATTGCTACAGTTGTGAATATTGATTGGCCAAAATCGGGTACTGATCCCGTAGAAAAACAAAAAGCGGATTATCTTGAAATTCTAGACACCTATAAAAAATTAAATTACAACGCAGTTATTGTTCAAATACGCAGTGTTGGTGATGCTTTTTATCCTTCAAAATTAGCTCCTTGGTCTAAATATCTGACCGGAAAAGAAGGACAGGCACCTAATCCTTATTTTGATCCATTAGAATGGATGATTACCCAAGCGCACAATAGAGGTTTTGAATTTCATGCTTGGCTGAATCCTTATCGCGCCACTATGGATTTAAAAACAGAGGCTTTGAGTCCGGAGCATGATTATTTCAAACATCCGGAATGGATGATTAAATACGGCGGAAAATATTATTACAATCCTGCCCTACCCGAAGTTCAAACACACTTGATTGCCGTTGTTGATGAAGTTGTTAGAAATTACGACATTGATGCGATTCATTTTGACGATTATTTTTATCCTTACAAAATAACAGGACAAAACTTCAATGATACCGAGTCTTTCAAAAAATATGGCAACGGAATGAAATTAGACGATTGGAGACGTTTAAATGTCAATAATTTTGTAAAATACACTTCCTATTCCATAAAAAGCATCAAACCTTGGGTACAGTTTGGTATCAGTCCATTTGGAGTTTGGCGAAATAAATCAGTCGATCCAAAGGGTTCCGATACTCAAGCCGGCCAAACCAATTATGATGATTTGTTTGCCGATCCGATGGAATGGATGGAACACAGTTGGGTCGATTACATACTGCCACAATTGTATTGGAGTTTGGATCATCGTACGGCTTCTTATTCAAAACTAATAAAATGGTGGTCCGAAAATTCTAAAAATACCGCTGTATATATTGGGAATGGAAGTTATAAAGTAAATGCCGATTCTGATAAAAGATGGAATAATCCAAGCGAAATTCCAAATCAAATTGATGTGACCCGTTCTTATAAAAACATTAGCGGTAATGCTTTTTTTAGTGCCAAATCCTTTGTCAATAAAAACAAAGCCGTTACAAAACTACTTATGGAAAATCAGTACAAATACCCTGCACTTCCAAACGTAGTTCCCAATTCAAGAAAAACGGTAATTGATATTCCAACAGTTTGCAGCACAACTAATAACGAAAACTCTTGTACATACACACTTAACTATCCTCTTGAGAGTAAAGTGCGCTATGTTATGGTTTATGGTGCCAAAAACAATTCAAAAATTGATGTGAATGATCCTAGTCAGATTATCGATAAAATAGCTTTCACAGAGAAAAAAGATGCCATCAACATTGTTATTAAAAACAATCTTTTAGATCCAAATTATAACTACGCCATCTCTTTTGTTGATTTTTACGGCAATGAAAGTGAAGCCACTTTATTAAATACTACATCGCAAACAAATACAATCCAAAGCCCTTCAAATAATGAAAATAGACAATAG
- a CDS encoding acyltransferase family protein — translation MIKERLISLDVFRGFTILLMTIVNNPGSWASIYPPLQHAEWHGCTPTDLVFPFFIFIMGTAIPFAMPTKHLDFAVFNKIIVRSLRIFCLGLFLNYFSRIEILGLEGIPLLILRLFITFAVAYALLGNFSLKIKTYLVFGIFAILLFLAYSSIEAYQEVRIPGVLQRIGIVYFFTSLLFLKTNLKTQLLVAASLLVGYWILMAFVPVPGFGAANFEKGTNLAAWIDNSLLNGHLWSYSKTWDPEGILSTLPAIATGIFGMYIGQILNLQIPKIEILKKIGIVGILLVITGLIWNIVFPINKSLWTSSYVLYTAGIATLSLTILYYIIDVVNYKKWTKLFLIWGVNPMIVFFFSGIIPRVLSAIKIENPEIAAEKINLQNYFYKFCIVPYFSNPLNASLTFALAYAVFWSIILWIFYKYKLIFKV, via the coding sequence ATGATAAAAGAACGCTTAATTTCGTTAGATGTATTCAGAGGATTCACTATTTTATTGATGACTATTGTCAATAATCCCGGAAGTTGGGCTTCCATTTATCCGCCTTTACAGCACGCCGAATGGCATGGCTGTACTCCTACCGATTTAGTTTTTCCATTTTTCATTTTCATAATGGGTACCGCAATTCCTTTTGCAATGCCAACTAAACATTTAGACTTTGCTGTTTTTAATAAAATTATTGTTCGTTCTTTACGAATTTTCTGTTTGGGATTATTCCTGAATTATTTTAGCCGAATAGAAATCTTGGGTTTAGAAGGAATTCCTTTATTGATCCTGAGATTATTTATAACTTTTGCAGTGGCTTATGCGCTTTTAGGAAATTTCAGTCTAAAAATAAAAACCTACTTAGTTTTCGGAATTTTTGCAATCCTACTATTCTTGGCATACAGTTCAATTGAAGCTTATCAGGAAGTAAGAATCCCAGGAGTTTTACAACGAATAGGAATTGTATATTTCTTTACTTCTCTTTTATTTTTGAAAACAAATCTAAAAACACAACTACTGGTTGCTGCTTCGCTGTTAGTAGGATATTGGATTTTAATGGCTTTTGTGCCGGTTCCGGGATTTGGCGCTGCTAATTTTGAAAAAGGTACCAACTTAGCTGCTTGGATAGATAATTCGCTTTTAAACGGACATTTATGGAGTTATTCTAAAACTTGGGATCCCGAAGGAATTCTGAGCACTTTGCCTGCAATAGCTACAGGAATTTTCGGAATGTACATAGGACAAATACTAAATTTACAAATTCCAAAAATTGAAATCCTAAAAAAAATAGGAATCGTAGGTATTCTTCTAGTAATTACTGGTTTAATTTGGAACATCGTCTTCCCTATAAACAAATCACTTTGGACAAGCTCTTACGTATTATATACAGCCGGTATTGCAACATTATCTTTAACAATTTTATACTACATAATAGATGTTGTAAATTATAAAAAATGGACGAAGCTATTTTTAATTTGGGGAGTAAATCCCATGATTGTGTTTTTCTTCTCAGGAATAATTCCTAGAGTTTTAAGCGCAATTAAGATTGAAAACCCAGAAATAGCCGCTGAAAAAATCAATCTTCAAAATTACTTTTACAAATTTTGTATTGTTCCTTATTTTAGCAATCCATTAAATGCATCACTGACTTTTGCATTAGCCTATGCCGTTTTCTGGTCAATAATCCTATGGATCTTTTATAAATACAAATTGATTTTTAAAGTATAA
- a CDS encoding anhydro-N-acetylmuramic acid kinase, with amino-acid sequence MNANLESLYKIAKKPSRTIIGLMSGTSLDGLDVALCTISGSGENTEIQLVQFDTVDYSEEIKSEIRTVFAKQTIDFQKLVLLNEWIGLLHANMILDCLNRWKIPTEKIDLIASHGQTVFHAPKILHQQEKFPNATLQIGDGDHIAVKTGIITISDFRQKHLAAGGEGAPLAVYGDYFLFGKKGENRIMLNMGGIANFTFLPSSMNPEEVFVTDTGTGNTLIDAFTRLSFPEKSYDKDAEIAKKGTVNPSLLKALIDNEFFLKPYPKTTGPELFNIEYVKKAQSKSETENISIPDLLATLTRFSAETIANAIQSTIDNTKYPIESFTIYMSGGGTHNPLLVQWLKELLPCHFSKTDALGISGDAKEAILFAILANETVSGGNSDFGIRKGIPSVAMGKISFPS; translated from the coding sequence ATGAACGCAAATCTGGAATCACTGTATAAAATTGCAAAAAAACCAAGCCGAACTATTATTGGTCTAATGTCCGGTACTTCTCTAGATGGTTTGGATGTGGCTTTATGCACGATTTCAGGTTCTGGCGAAAATACAGAAATTCAATTAGTACAATTTGACACTGTTGACTATTCCGAAGAAATCAAATCAGAAATCAGAACGGTATTTGCAAAACAAACCATCGACTTCCAGAAACTGGTTTTATTGAACGAATGGATTGGACTGCTTCACGCCAATATGATTTTGGACTGTCTGAATCGTTGGAAAATCCCCACAGAAAAAATCGATTTGATAGCTTCGCATGGACAAACCGTTTTTCATGCGCCGAAGATTTTACACCAACAAGAAAAGTTCCCAAATGCTACCTTACAGATTGGAGATGGAGATCATATTGCTGTCAAAACAGGAATTATTACCATTTCAGACTTCAGACAAAAACATCTTGCCGCAGGTGGCGAAGGAGCACCATTGGCTGTTTACGGAGATTATTTCCTCTTTGGAAAAAAAGGCGAAAATCGTATTATGCTCAACATGGGCGGAATTGCTAATTTTACGTTTTTACCCTCAAGCATGAATCCCGAAGAAGTTTTTGTGACTGATACCGGAACGGGAAATACTCTGATTGATGCATTTACCCGACTTTCTTTCCCTGAAAAATCGTACGATAAAGATGCCGAAATTGCTAAGAAAGGAACCGTAAACCCATCTCTTTTGAAAGCTTTAATAGACAATGAATTCTTCCTGAAACCTTATCCTAAAACTACAGGTCCGGAACTTTTTAATATTGAATACGTCAAAAAAGCACAAAGCAAAAGCGAAACAGAAAATATCTCAATTCCCGATTTATTGGCAACATTAACAAGGTTTTCTGCCGAAACCATAGCCAACGCTATACAATCAACTATAGACAATACAAAATATCCTATTGAAAGTTTTACCATTTATATGTCCGGTGGCGGAACTCACAACCCGCTATTAGTACAATGGCTGAAAGAATTATTGCCTTGTCATTTCTCAAAAACCGATGCTTTAGGTATTTCAGGCGATGCCAAAGAGGCAATTTTGTTTGCCATTTTAGCCAATGAAACCGTTTCCGGTGGCAATTCTGATTTTGGAATACGCAAAGGAATTCCATCGGTTGCTATGGGGAAAATTTCATTTCCGAGCTAA